One window of the Perca flavescens isolate YP-PL-M2 chromosome 5, PFLA_1.0, whole genome shotgun sequence genome contains the following:
- the znf703 gene encoding zinc finger protein 703: MRDPPGGPKPLLRRQSPERSGDQRRTGAERPSVSIPTPCPPTDPLRQAQRLPIRIVKMLTAHSGHLLHPEYLQPLTSAPVSIELDAKKSPLALLAQTCSQIGKPDPPSSSKLASLSSGSLGEKESSSRSSKSGEQHHSLEDKSSFKPYSKSSGDCRKDVLGTKGPSDKAAFRLPNGSSGSGTASCPSFPPHSQSPSSSPPPLHSQSQSHRQSHSPSTQPPSHSQAPHTDNKPGSSEQSSSDTNNNSAGKKDSDAAKSGMDGAQLANSSHIRASANSSNASSASSPRPESKADPQASSQPGLGSGHIAPVSPFKPGHSVFPLPPATMGYHGSIVGAYAGYPSQYVPGLDPTKSNLGLGLQGKHPSSSPLTGVSPPSLMQGLCRDPYCLTYPNAPHLGGSNCSTCIHDPSSLKSGFPLVYPSHHLHSLHPSSLSSSTPPSMSHPLYTYGFMLHNEPQPHACNWVSVGGPCDKRFATSEELLAHLRTHTALHGMVDSKLLSAYPSSVSSTASCHLHLPPQSSPGTLPSSFSLRGSPGLGLARYHPYSKSHLPGAPGFPMTSLPSSTAYYSPYALYSQRLGSASALGYQ; encoded by the exons ATGAGAGACCCCCCCGGTGGACCTAAACCGCTTTTACGCAGACAGTCCCCGGAGCGCAGCGGCGATCAACGCCGGACAGGAGCGGAGAGACCGTCCGTTTCCATACCCACTCCTTGTCCTCCAACGGATCCCTTGCGTCAGGCTCAGAGGCTTCCTATCCGGATCGTAAAGATGTTGACGGCGCACAGCGGCCACTTGCTGCACCCGGAGTATCTCCAGCCCCTCACATCCGCGCCAGTCAGCATTGAA TTGGATGCCAAGAAGAGTCCTTTGGCTCTGCTGGCCCAGACCTGCTCTCAGATTGGCAAGCCAGACCCCCCCTCCTCTTCCAAGCTGGCCTCCCTCTCCTCAGGCAGTCTGGGAGAAAAGGAATCGTCCAGCCGATCATCCAAGTCTGGAGAGCAGCACCATTCCCTGGAGGACAAGTCCAGCTTCAAGCCTTACTCCAAGTCATCAGGCGACTGTCGTAAGGACGTTCTGGGGACAAAGGGGCCTTCAGATAAAGCAGCTTTCAGGTTGCCAAATGGAAGCTCCGGCAGTGGCACAGCTTCGTGTCCATCCTTTCCTCCCCATTCTCAGTCACCCAGCTCCAGCCCTCCTCCGCTGCACTCTCAGAGCCAGTCACACAGACAAAGCCATTCCCCCTCCACGCAGCCCCCGTCACACTCCCAGGCCCCGCACACGGACAACAAACCTGGGAGCTCAGAGCAGTCCAGCTCGGACACTAATAACAACAGCGCTGGCAAAAAAGACTCAGACGCAGCGAAGTCAGGGATGGATGGGGCTCAGTTAGCCAACTCCAGCCACATCCGGGCCAGCGCCAACTCCAGCAACGCCAGCTCTGCCAGCAGCCCGCGGCCGGAGAGCAAGGCCGACCCACAGGCCTCCTCGCAGCCTGGCTTGGGCTCTGGGCACATCGCCCCTGTCTCCCCTTTTAAACCTGGACATTCTGTCTTCCCCTTGCCGCCTGCGACCATGGGCTACCACGGCTCCATTGTTGGGGCCTACGCTGGCTACCCCTCCCAGTATGTTCCCGGCTTGGATCCTACCAAGTCTAATTTGGGGTTAGGACTTCAGGGGAAGCATCCCAGCTCCAGCCCGCTCACTGGAGTTTCACCTCCGTCCCTGATGCAGGGCTTATGTCGGGACCCGTACTGTCTGACTTACCCCAATGCGCCCCACCTGGGAGGAAGCAACTGCTCCACCTGCATCCACGACCCCTCCAGCCTCAAGTCTGGTTTCCCCCTGGTTTACCCCTCCCACCACCTCCATTCCCTGCACCCCAGCTCCTTGTCTTCCAGCACCCCACCTTCCATGTCCCACCCCCTCTACACCTACGGTTTCATGCTCCACAACGAGCCGCAGCCTCACGCCTGTAACTGGGTGTCCGTCGGGGGCCCCTGCGACAAGCGTTTCGCCACGTCAGAGGAGCTACTAGCCCACCTGCGCACCCACACAGCCCTGCACGGCATGGTGGACAGCAAGCTGTTGTCGGCCTACCCTTCATCGGTTTCGTCGACAGCCTCTTGCCATCTCCACCTGCCCCCCCAGAGCAGCCCAGGAACCCTGCCCAGCTCCTTCTCCCTCAGAGGCTCACCTGGCTTGGGCCTGGCTCGCTACCACCCTTACAGCAAATCCCACCTGCCCGGAGCGCCAGGTTTCCCTATGAcatccctcccctcctccacaGCCTATTACTCCCCCTACGCCCTCTACAGTCAGAGACTGGGCTCAGCCTCGGCCCTCGGATACCAGTGA